From Populus alba chromosome 16, ASM523922v2, whole genome shotgun sequence:
ATTAAGGCTCATGCTAAGGAATAACATGATAAGGAGGAGGAACAACATGTTTGTAGTGATTATGAGTTTGAGGCGATGTTTGAAACATAACTGCATGTTTCCTCAACTGAAAAGGCTTCGACTAATTCTTGGAGATCTAGGATGGAAACTCATCTAACATAGCTTAAGACAAATATATGTTACATTCGAGAGACATAAAAGACTGTAGTTAGTAATGTGATggagataaaaaaagatgatggcTAATCTCTTCTCTTGTTATCTACCACTCTAGAATTTGTACCGAGCGTACTTGTATTCTAttgtttttaatgctttttttatgtttttattcatttttatttgtaatggaTATTTGTGTTTTGAAGATTATATAATGAACAACTTATTTATTATGATCTCCATTATATATTTTGCTTACATTTATCTCtctataaaatgtttttgttaatgacAAAAGGGGTATAAATGGTATGTAAATAACAAAAGGAGGAGAAATctatttcaataatatgtatgcATTTAAGGGGAgatattcaaatttttatacATAAGCTATTATTGAAAATACAATCTTTTCATATTTACTTAGATAATgctaaatcattaattttacaaCATTGCAAAAGATAGGGggagatatttttttcatatctaaGTTACATATTAAttgtcatcataaaaaaaaaaaaaaaaacgagatagagagagagagagagagagattgttgaCCTTTAGGTCAtacatttatgttcttatatattgataataacaaaaatatgaaaattggaCTAATAACATGCTTGGTTGAGAATAAGTTTTAAACATGTTTAaacaaatatcatattaataaacaTGAAGGATTTCATAAAGAAATCAAGAAGTCTAAAAAGAAAGCATATTGAAGActtacatttaaatttttattttagtgctTTATGTAAATCTATATATCTCATGTTGatagaacaaattaaaataaatgtacaTACATTCAGTCATTCATTATGCAAACTAAAATGGATTGATTAAAAACCTAATAGATGATTCTAGGAATTTACCTAGGTTACAactaataaatttagaattctGCATGAACTAGTTAATTGTTTGACTTAAATAAATGAGGCGGTCGACCACTTGTTCATTTATGATAAACACTTGAGGAATCTACAAGAATTAGTCGACCGGTTGGCTTAGCCGATTTCAGACAGTCGATTGTTTTAGCCGTCAGTGGAACTGTAATTGAtataaatgatttgtttttgttaaaaacataaaaatagctTCTCTAATTGTGAAATCTACAAGAGAATCCAAACCTATATAATATACAATCTATTCTAAGTGAAAAAACACTACAAATTCATCAGTAATTGATTATACTctaattaatgttattattttatattctagATATTTTAATCTCATTCTCACTAAACTTAAATTCCTTTAAATTCTATAAGTGTTATCTTGTGAGATATAATGATATTAGAACTTTGGATTGTATTATTCGctaatgaaagataaaaataccaaactaccctcataaaaatatattagaaattcTCACAAACAATAATTCTCTCTTTTTAGACACgatttctttctcttccatattaatttctctcttcttattctctctcttcttgTAGAGATCCGAACCAAATCAAGTTGCTAATTGATCTCTCCCTCTCCTCGTTTTGAACCAACCAAATACATGTATCTTTGGTTACAAGAATTCATTTTTTCTAATGCTCTCCTAATCTACTTTGCATTGCACTGCTATCTCTAATTTCTAAATTCTAGTCCTAACCCTAAGTCCCAGATATCTCCAATTTCTAAATTCTAGTTAGCTCTAAGTCCCAAATATCTCCGATTTCTAAATTCTAGTCCTAATCCTAAGTCCCTAGATTTTCTATCAAAAACCAAAGCGATGTACTGCACATTCaatctttataaaaattgatttaagtcTCACTCTTGTTGGGGCTTCTAGCTAGACTTGCTCTGGAGAGTAGAGatgagcaaaaaaaatcaaaaaactgatttaactgaaaaaaccaaaaaaatattaaccgaaaaaaaaaaccaattaaatccgattaaaatatttagaaaaatattagtttggtttgttttggtttctgATTTTTGTGTGTCTCAACCGGCTAACCCGAACCGAATCGAACCAATTtggtttaaaaatgaaaaaaaaaaaaaaaccaagtcgcTGGCCGCCTCCTCCCTCCCATTAGCCAACAATCCTAGCAGACCATTTatcatttctttccctttcatACAGCCTCCCCTCCCCCTCCCATTAACCCTTTGAATGTTTTCACAGTTTAAAGGGTCCCTTTCATTCACAGCTTCCATGCTCTCTGTCTCTCATCTCTTAACGTAAAGGAAAAGTAATTGATTACGGGTAAAACTTCAATATTTCCTTTCAACATTTGAGTAaaatttgtcttcttcttttacaaTCCTCCATACTCTctgtctctcatctctcaaatttATCATGTTAGAGGTGAATTGTTGatcattatttcattaatttactTTATTCTCCTTCATGGGCCACGACATAAAAAGATCCCACCTTGATTGCATGAGAGGGATTATTTCAGGTCTAGAAGCTGAAGagtgttcaaaaaaataaaaacggtGATTGCTAAGAACTGATACCctttttttgcaattatttttttctttgcaagttGTAACAACAAGAACAACGTTTTGATTCTTAAAggatgacattttttttctttgcaatttaaattagtttttgattCAGTTCGattcaaaaactttttaaaaaaatcaatttgttgttgttggaaCCGAAAAAAATGCTCAGCCCTACTAAAAAGCTGGATTCTTCAAAGGTCACATgtaatattgtaattaaataaaattttatggcaactttagaaataatttaatataaattttcacaagagcagaaaacaaaataaaaatattataacaactTTTTAATGGTGAATGAAAAAGGCGAGTAaacttaaaaagattttttataattaatcctaaataaaaacgtcaaaaacaaaaagcttatatatatcttttatttttaaaagaaaactagcTTTCCATTTAAAAAACCATCATATTTCATTACTACACAAGTCCAATAAATATTGCGTGCATCTGCATAGATAATCTTAGACTGAAACCAGAAATTGAATACAATAACTGAAAGGCAGATTAAACAGTGTTCGCGAAATCCACTCAATAACACACTAGAGCCATtcccattttttaaaaagactaaCAAAAAGCATTACAAAACGGCAATCTCTCCATTGACAACTTAAGACCTTGGcttctccttcttctctttGAAAAGTGCAAGAAGTGAGACTCCAGAAACCTTCACAACCTTGAATCTAACACCAGGAATATCACCAACAGCATGACCTTTACGTCCAAATCCAGCAATCAACACCTCATCCTACAAGAACAAATTATGTTCTAGGTTATCAGAAAACACAAAAGGAGCATGAATGATCCAAATCAGTTAAAGCGCACAAAGAGTACTcacattttcttcaatataatTTAAGCAACCATCATTTGGAACAAAGGCAGCAATCTTCTTCCCATTTTTGATTAGTTGAACCCTAGCACACTTTCTAATAGCAGAGTTAGGCTGCTTGGCCTCAATACCTCTGCATATATAAACATCCAATGGTACAGATTGACACAGATTAGCATTAAAGCTTTGGcgttgaagaaaacaaaaaatgaaaatatataaaatcccATAAGGCAGCCCTACATCTTCTCAAGAACAATGCCTTTGGCATGAGATGATCCAGCAAACGGTTTCTTCCACTCATTACCAAGGTTAGACTTCTTGTAAGATTTGTCAGCCCACCTCTGCCTTCGGCGGTGGGACTTGAGCTTGCGACCAGCTCCCATACCACGTGTCTTACTGtaattcaggaaaaaaaaaacccatcaaatttAAATGGAGAACACCCAAACACTGTCCTAAATCACTAACAAGTTATGCACAGAGGCAGGGAACTTTCCATATCAGTAATCTCACCAGGAAACAATGCACAATACAAGTAATGCTAGTTCTTGATGACTTATGgtcattaaatttgatttggcATGAAACCTCACATCCCTAACCAGCAAATCTGCTAATTTCGTTtctaatcaaaaaaaaaataaacaaaacgaCGCGCCCTTTTGGGAGGGCAGGAAAGATCCCACCAATGCATTTTCAAGTTGATAGAAATGGATTCAAATTTAACAGGTCAAAGGGAGTAATTAACTAGATTCAAATACCAAAACATTGAACAGCCTAATAAATTTCTAATTCAACCAAAATTACTCTTTAGTCACTGCTTACGCTACTCATAATCCAATTTACAAATACCAGATTTAATTCtcagaaacaaaacaaggaaATGGCTTCCACCATGACTAAAACTCGTTTCAACATACAATGGAATACACTAAACATCACGTGGCAATATTTTCATAAGCCGATAGTATGGCTTAAGGTTTAAAACTTATAAAGATTTTCAACTCCTTCCCATCTTCAACTTTCTCAGCTACCAAGCATGCCGTTGGTATGAGAAAACATTAATTAAGATACCAAAAAATACAAGATGCAAAACAAATAGAAGGAGCTCTAAACATCCCAGAGTCAAGAACAGTAAAGTAGCAGAGTGATGCTGAAGGAGAGTGAGAATCGAGGAGAGGAAGCGTACCCCATGGTTACTGAGATAAGTTGTTCGACAGCGAGGAGGGTTTTGAATGCTGAGGAGGAGGAGCTGCCGCTGCTGCTGaataaaaccctaaccctaagaAAGAAGTGTACGCTGTCTATATATAAGAAAGATAGCAGTGGGCTGTTTCTGCAAGGTTTATTTCTCTTATGAGCACTTGTTGGACTTATCTTCGGCCTTGtagtttttcattttgtttatcggcccataaaaattaatttgttttccagaagaaataaaaaacaggaAAAGTGTTCCTTGTTCTTTTATGACAGAaaataatcttctttttttagaattagaacataataaattgattataattaataaaaatattttaaaacaaatctttatatttatatttataacaactaaattaaaatatatatatatatatacacacacactacaTACTTAAGTTGAttataattaatctaatttcaaTAAAGAAGaccattcaaattttaaatttgaaaaaaatattatttcgataaataaaataattgattttttgaatataatcttaaaaaaaatttatttaaataatttaagtaATACATGCATAGCATTAGTTAGAAGACCATTTATCTCTTATAATGCTATGAAGTAAAAAAGATGAGCATTACCTTAGGTATTAATTTGGCCATAGTTAGGAAAGAAATTtcacttttccttttctttcttttttaatataagttatTGTCATATATTATGATCTATAAT
This genomic window contains:
- the LOC118045891 gene encoding small ribosomal subunit protein uS12, translated to MGKTRGMGAGRKLKSHRRRQRWADKSYKKSNLGNEWKKPFAGSSHAKGIVLEKIGIEAKQPNSAIRKCARVQLIKNGKKIAAFVPNDGCLNYIEENDEVLIAGFGRKGHAVGDIPGVRFKVVKVSGVSLLALFKEKKEKPRS